CAGAGCGTCGCCCGCTCGATCGCGAAGAACAGCAGCGACGCTTCGACCGGCTCAGCGACCCAATCCATACCGGCTGCGCTTCGCGGGTCCCTGAGCCCGTCGAAGGGCCCGACCGCCATCGAACGCGACAACCTGACGGACTGGACGTTCGGCGAGCTGCCCGAGGTGCTCGACACCAAGGTCGCCGGCGGCGTCGTGCGCGGGTACCCCGCGATCGTCGACCGCGGCACCTCGGTGTCGGTGCGGCTGGAGGCGACCGCGGATGCCGCGGCATTCGCGACCCGTGACGGGGTGCTGCGCCTGGTGCTGCTGAACGTCCCCTCCCCCGCCTCGTACGTGCAGAACCACCTCACCGCTCCCGAGAAGCTGGCGCTGGCCGCCTCACCGTATCAGAACGTCGCGGCGCTGATCGAGGATGCCCGCACGGCCGTGGTGCGCCACCTGATCGAGGCCGAGGTGACAGGCTCCGCGGCCCGGATCCGCACCGAGGAGGAGTTCCGCCGGGTGCGGGATGCCGTGAACGCCGCGCTCGTGGATCAGCTGTTCGCGTGCGTGTCGCTGGTCGCCCGCATCCTCACGAAGGTCCGCGACGTGGAGCGCGGGATCAAGTCGCAGAACTCGCTCGCGCTGCTCGGCCCGCTGAACGACATCCGCTCCCAGCTGGCCGGCCTCATCCGCCCCGGTTTCATCTCGGCCACCGGCATCGAGCGCCTCGCGCACCTGCCGCGGTACCTGGACGGGATGCTCGATCGCCTGAAGACGCTCGAGAACGACCCCGGCAAGGACCGCACCCGGATGACGGAGTACGAGCGCGTGGCGAAGGCGTTCGAGGATGCCGGTGGCGCCATTCCGCTCCCCGCAGACGCACCCGCCGCGCTCGCCGAGGTGCGCTGGCTGCTCGAGGAGTACCGGGTGAGCGTGTTCGCCCAGCGCCTGGGCACCGCGCAGCCCGTGTCGCCGCAGCGGATCATGAAGGCCCTCGCAGCGCGCTGAGCGGCGCACTGAGCGGGATCTCGGGCTAGCCTGGCTGCATGGCTCGCGCGATCGTCCACACCGAACTCGGCTCCCCTGACGTCCTCCGGCTCGTCGAGATCCCCGATCCTGTCGCCGCCCCCGGCGAAGTGGTCGTGCGGATCGAGGCCGCCGGAGTGAATCCCATCGACATCAAGCAGCGCGCCGGGATCCGGCCGCTGCCCCCGATCGTCGAACCGCGGCACGTCGGCTTCGACGGCGCGGGCGTGATCACCTCCCTCGGCGACGGCGTCACCGGCTACGCGGTCGGCGACCGCGTGGCGATTCATGACACCCGCGGCACCTATGCCTCAGCGCTGCGGGTGCCCGTCGGCAACCTCGCCCGGCTGCTCGACGGTGTCACCTCGGCCGAGGGCGCCGCCCTCGGCATCCCGGTGGGCACTGCCTACCAGTCGCTGCGCTCGCTCGCCGTCCGCAAGGGCGAGACCCTGCTCGTGCACGCCGGCTCCGGCGCGGTCGGTCAGGCCGCGGTGCAGTTCGCGGTTCTATGGGGCGCGACCGTGATCGCCACGGGCAGCCCGGAGCGGCACGATCAGCTCCGCTCGCTCGGCGCGATCCCCGTCGCCTACGGCGAGGGGCTCGCCGACCGGGTGCGCGAGGCCGCACCGCAGGGCGTCGACGTCGCCCTGGACTGCGCGGGCACCGACGAGGCCATCCAGGTCTCGCTCGAGCTGGTCGCCGACCGCAACCGGATCGCCACGATCGTGCGCGGACCGGATGCCGCCGAGTTCGGCATCCGCGCGTTCTCGGGCGGCAGCCCGATCCCGCTCACCGATGAGGAGCTGGAGTGGCGGCGCGAGGCGGTGTCGCTGGCGATCAACCTCATCGAGGCGGGCGACTTCCAGGTCGAGCTGGGCACGGAGCTTCCGCTGGCCGAGGCGGCGCGCGCACACGAGCTGATCGAGCAGCACGCGTCCTCGGGCAAGATCATCCTGATCCCCTGACGCCGGTCAACCCGGCCCCGCCGACGCCGGCGGGGCCGGGCTCAGACCGGCTCAGGCCGGCTCAGGCCGCCGCGCGCGCCTCGTCACGCAACCGGGCGCCCTCGCGCAGCAGCGGGATGAGCTCGCGCCCCCAGTCGCGCACGTCGCCGAGCGGGTCGAAGCCGCGGATGAGGAATCGCGTGACGCCCAGGTCGTAGTACTTCAGCAGCGCCTCGGCCACCTGCTCCGGCGTGCCCACCGGTGCGGTGGAGTTGCCGGCCGGGCCCATGAGCCGCGTGATGCCGAGCCACAGCCGCTCGTCGTGCACATCCCCGCGCTGGGCGTGCTGCTGCAGCAGATCGGCCGACAGCGAGGTCTGCTCGCGGTGCAGCGGCTTGCTGAAGGCGAGCGTGTCACCGGTCGCCGACCGCGCCTTGAGCTCGGCGGCCTCGGCGTAGATCCGATCGGCCCGCGCCCAGGCCTCCTCCTCGGTGTCGGCGATGATGGGCCGGGTCGACAGGCTGAAGTCGATGTGACGACCGACCCTGGCCGCGGCGGCACGGATGGTGCGGATGTGCTCGGCGACATCGGCCAGCGGCTCGCCGAACAGCATGTAGACGTCGGCGCCGTTCGCACCGACCTCGACGGCCCCCTCGGAGAGCCCGCCGAAGAAGATCGGGATGCCGGCCTCGGTAGCGGGCTTCACGGCCGAGAAGGCCCCCTCGAAGCGGTAGAAGTCACCGGAGTAGTCGAACGGGTCGGTCTCGGTGAGCGTGCGACGCAGCACGTCGATGAACTCGCCGGTGCGGCGGTACCGGTCGCCCTTCTCGCTGAAGTCGCCGTCGCGGCGCTGGTCGGCTTCGCTTCCGCCGGAGATGTGGTGGATGGCGACCCGGCCGCCGCCGGTGAGGTGGTCGAGCGTGGCGAGCTTGCGCGCGACGATCGTCGGGGCGACGAAGCCCGGCCGGTGGGCGATGAGCACCTTGAGCCGTTCCGTGGCGTGCAGGGCCGCGGCGGCCACGGCGAAGCCGTCGGGCGAGCTGGCGCTGTAGCCGATCAGCACACGATCGAATCCGGCCTCCTCGTGCGCGCGGGAGAACTCCTTCACGTAGCCGGGGTCGACGACCGGCCCGTCCACGGTCTTCGTCTCCGACCCTGCGGTCGTGGCGATCATTCCGAGCAGTTCGATGGGCATGTCAGCTCCTGACGGTGACGTTGCGGTGGTCGGCGCCCGGGCGGTGGTGCGGGCCCGGACGGTTGGGACGGGGGATGTCGATCACGGGGACCGAATCGATCAGCAGCCGGGTGTACGGATGCTGCGGCTTCGCCACGACCTGATGGGTCAGGCCGTCCTCGACGATGTGGCCGCGGTGCAGCACCACCAGCCGGTCGCTCATGGCCGCGAGCGAGCCGATGTCGTGCGAGATGACGAGCATGGCCAGCTCGTCTCCTCGCCGGCGTCGCAGCGCGATGAGCGCCTGCACCACGCGGTCGCGGCTGGCGGCGTCAAGGGCGCTCACCGGCTCGTCGAGCACCAGCAGACGCGGCTCGACGAGCAGGGCACGGGCGATCGCCGCGCGCTGACGCTGGCCACCGCTGAGACCTGAGGGCAGCCGCTCGAGCAGATCATCGGTGAGGCCGACGGCGTCTACGGCTTCCGCGATGCGCTCGGCCGCCTCGGCCGCGGGGACGCGGGCGATGCGCAGACCCTCGGCGATCGAGTCGGCGATGCGGATGCCGGGATCGAGCGAGCGCAGCGGGTCCTGGAAGACGTACTGCACGGCGCCCGAGCGCCGCCAGCGGCGCAGGGCCCCACCGCGCAGCCGGGTGATGTCCTGGCCGTCGACGAGGATCCGCCCGTCTGCCGCGTCGACAGTGCGCAGCACGGCCTTCGCAAGCGTCGTCTTCCCTGATCCGGATTCGCCGACGACGCCGACGACCTGCCCCGGCCGCACGGTCAGCGACAGCCCGTCGAGCACGCGGACCCGGCCGTAGTCGACGGCGAGATCGGCCAGTTCGAGCGTCGGGGTGGTCATGGCAGGAACCTCTCGAGACCGTATGCGGCGTGCGCGGTCAGCAGCGAGCGGGTGTACGGATGCCCGGGGGCACGCAGCACGCGCGACGTGGAGCCGCCCTCGACGACCTTCCCGTCGCGGAACACGAGCACCCTCTCGCAGACCTGCGCCACGACGGCGAGGTCGTGCGAGACGAGGATGAGGGCGAGTCCGCGCTCGCGCCGCAGGCGTGCGAGCAGGTCGAGCAGCTCGGCCTGGACGGTCACGTCGAGGGCGGTGGTGGCCTCGTCGGCGATGAGCAGGGCGGGGTCGGCGGCGAGCGCCATCGCGATGAGCACGCGCTGCAGCATCCCGCCCGAGAGTTCGACCACGCGCTGTCGCAGCACGAGATCGACGCGGCGGATGCCGAGGTCGTCGAGCAGTTCACGGGCGCGCGCCTTCGTCTGCGCGCGCGGCACCCCGGCGGTGACGCGCAGGGCCTCTTCGAGCTGGGCGCCGACGGGGATCGCGGGGTTGAGGTAGGAGGCGGGGTCCTGGAAGACGGCGCCGACGCGGGTGCCGCGCACCGCGCGCCATTCCCGCTCGGAGGCGGCGGTCAGGTCACGCCCGTCGAGACGGATGCTGCCGCCGGCGACGTCGACGCCGGCGGGGAGGATGCCGAGCAGCGCACGGCACGTGAGGGTCTTGCCGCTGCCGGACTCCCCCACGACGCCCAGCGCCTCGCCGGGTCGCACCGACAGGGAGACACCGTGCACGAGTTCGGTGCCGTCGGTCGCCGAGAGCACGAGTCGTTCGATCTCGGCGAGGGCGGGACGCACGACGCTGCCCTCGTCGAAGGAGGGTGTGAGAGGGATGCCGGTGGGCGAAGTCCGCAGATCGGCGTCGGCGAGCGCGCCGGTGCGAATTCCCGGGGACGGTGCGGCGAGGTCGAGCTCAGGCATCCGCGGTCTCCTTCCTCGTCGATCGGGTTCGGATACGCCGCGGTGCGGCGTCGCCGAGACGATCGCGCACGGCGTCGGCGAGCAGGTTGAGCGCGCCGACCGTGATCACGATGGCCAGCGCCGGCGCCAGCGGCCCTTCGGGACGCTGCGCGAGATAGCCGAGGTCGCTGGCGAGCATCCCTCCCCAGGTCGGGGCGGGCGGCTGCACGCCGATGCCGAGGAAGGTCAGTGAGGCGACGGCCAGCAGCGCGGCTCCGAGGCTGCTGATCGCCGCGATCACCAGGGTCGGTGCCACCTGGCGCCAGACGTGCCTGCCGAGGATCCACCAGGCCGACGCCCCCAGCAGCGTGGCCGCCTCGACGTACTGGGCGTCGCGCACGCGCAGCGTGGCGGCCCGCGAGACGCGGAAGAATCCGGGTGCCAGCAGCAGGCCGATCGCCGTGGTGGCCTGCACGAGTCCGTTGCCCAGCAGCGCGGCGAACACGATGGCGAACAGGATGAACGGCAGCGCGAGCAGCGCGTCGACTATCCGCAGCGCCAGCCACTCGCCGACCCGCGGGAGGAACGCGCTGAGGGCGCCTGGCAGCGCACCGGTCAGCAGGCCGAGCAGGGTGGCGGCCAGGGCACTCAGCAGTGAGGCGGGCGCTCCGGCGAGCAGACGCGCGAGCACATCGCGACCGAGGTAGTCGGTGCCCAGCAGGTGGTCGGGCGACGAGCCGATCAGGGCGTGCGCGGTGTCCTGGGCGAGAGGGTCGTAGGGGGCCAGTGCGGGTCCGGCGACGGCCAGCACGGCCACGACGGCCACCACGCCGAGCGCGAGACGCACGGTCCAGGCGCCGCGGCGGCCGGCGCGCGTTCGGCCAGCGAGCGTTCGGCCAACGTGCGTTCGGCCAGTGCGGATGCTGCTCATGCGGCGCTCCGTCCTGTTCCGGTGCTGCGCCGGATGATGAGGTTCAGCACGATGCCCGAGATCACGACGACCGCGATGGCCACGAGCAGCACGCCCTGCACGACCGGCACGTCGCCCTGCAGCGCTGAGGTGTTCGCGAGGCGGCCGAGACCGGGCATCCCGAAGATCACCTCGGTGATGACCGCGCCGCCGACCAGCCGCGGCACGTGCACGCCCAGCACGCTGAGCGCGGGTGCGGTGGCGTTGGGCAGCGCGTGGCGGAAGACGATGCGGGCGGGGCTCAGCCCGTGCACGCGCGCCCCGACGATGTAGTTCTCCGTGAGAGCGCCCACCAGTGAGGTGCGCAGCTGCCGCGCGATGTCGGCGCCGGCGTCGAGGCTGAGCGCGAGCGAGGGCAGCACCAGGCAGGTCAGCCACGCGCCGGCATCCTTCTCGGGCGGCACGTAGCCGGCCACCGGGAACAGCGGGATCGCGTACGCGAACACGAGGATCAGGGCGATGGCGACGACGAAGGCGGGCACGGTGGTGGCGATCGTGCTGAGCACCGTGACGATGCGGTCGATCACCCCGCCGCGGGTGACGGCGGCGAGGATGCCGAGCCCGAAGCCGCCGAGCAGCGCGCACAGCGTCGCGCCGGTGGCGATCGACAGGCTGACCGGGAACGCCTGGGCGATGCTGTCGGCGACGGGGATCGTCGTGAACCAGCTCGTGCCGAGGTCTCCGGTCAGGGCAGACCCCAGCCAGTCGAAGTACCGCACCAGGAACGGCCGGTCGAGTCCGAACACGTGGTTCAGCCGGTCGATGTCGGCCTGGGTGGCGACCTCGCCCAGGGCGACGGCCGCCGGGTTCGACCCGGATGCCGCGCCCAGGGCGAAGGTCGCGAACGTGGCGAGCACGAAGACCGTCGCCGCGGTGCCCAGCGTGGCGAGCACGGAGCCTGCGACGGCGAGCGGCGCGCGCCGCAGGACGGCGCTTCCGGTCTCGCGGACGCCGGGCTCGTGCTCGGTGCCGGATGCGGCGACGACGGTCATCCTCAGCGCTCGACCTTCACGTCTTCCCAGCGCTGCACGTCGAGCCAGTGCTGGATGCCGGTGATCTCGGCCGGGTGGGCGAGGATGCGCGGCCAGCTGAACAGGAACGTGTTCGGCTGCAGCTTCACTCCGATCTCGACGGCGTGCTGGATCTTCTCGGCGTAGTCGGGTGCGTCGGTGGGCGTCGCCCGTGCGACGTCGATCGCGTCGGTCAGCTCCTGCGGGGTCTGACGGCCGAGGTTCATCAGGCCCTCGGGCCCGTAGAGCACCTCGAGTCCCTGCAGCGGCGACTGGCGGCCGGAGTAGCTGTCCAGCACGAAGGGGTGCGTGCGCTGCACGTAGTTCTGCGCGATCGCGGCGGTGGGCAGCACGTTGAGCGTCACGTCGATGCCCGCCTGCGCCCACTGCGCCTGCAGCACCTCGGCGAGCGCGATGTCGTCCTCGTTGAGCGCCAGCGTGAGCTCGAGCCCGTCGGGGTGACCGGCTTCGGCGAGCAGAGCCTTGGCGGCGTCGACGTCGTGCGTGTAGAGGTCGTCGAGGTCGGCGCTGTGGGCGACGTACCCCTCGGGGAACGGCTGCCAGTTCGGGATGCCGCGGCCGAAGTAGGCCGCGTCGATGAGCGCCTGACGGTCGGTGGCGTGGCTGATCGCCTGGAGCACGCGCTGGTCGTCGAACGGGGCGACGGTGCTGTCGACGTCGAGGGCGCGCACGGTGAGCGCCTTGATCTCCTCGACTTCGAGGCCGGCGGTCTCGGCGGCCTGAGCCTGGGACGGCGGGATGATCGCGACGTCCCACTGCCCGGTGTCCACACCCGCGACGACCGTGGCGGAGTCGGTCACCGGCACGACGTGGAACTCGTCGAGGTGGATGCGGTCGGCGTTCCAATAGTGCTCGTTCTTCTCGAGGTCGGCTCGCGCATTGGGGACGTACTCGGTGAGCTCGAACGGACCCGAGCCCTCGGGCTGCGTGGCGAGGCCGGCGACGTCGTCGAAGGCGATCGGGTTGACGATGAAGCCGGTCTTGCCTGCGAACAGGTACGGCACCTGGTAGTCGGCCTGATCCAGGTGGATGGTCACGGTGTGCTCGTCGTCGACGTCGACGCCGGTGATGATGCGCAGCTGCCCGGCCAGCGTCGAGTTCTCCTGGTCGCGGCCGCGCTCGAGGTTCGCCTTCACCGCTTCGGCGTCGACGGGCGTGCCGTCGTTGAACTCGGCGTCCTCGCGCAGATGGAAGGTGATCGCGGTGCCGTCGGCGCTGTACTCCCAGGTCTCGGCGAGGCCGGGAACGACCTCTCCCTCGGTGTCGAGCTGGGTGAGTCCGTCGTAGACGAGGGCGAGCGCATGAGTGTCCCAGCCGGCGGTCGAGGTGACCGGATCCCAGCTGGTGGGCAGGTTCCATCCCCACGTCAACGACGCGGCGCCGGCGTCGGGCGCGGCGCCCGCCGACCCGCTGCAGCCGGCCATCGCGAGGGTGGCGGCGGAGAGCAGGGCAAGGGCGGTGAGTCGTCGGTGAGAGGTCATGGCAGTGAAGCTAGAAGCGTCACCGGCCGTGTGACAAGCGATGCGAAGCGCAGGGTCACGGGGCGCAACACTTCGACACATCCGGGGATCATCGCGGCCGGATGCCGATGATGGGACGCATGACTTCCGCCCCCGACGCCGTCTTCACGCCGGCCGCCCGCGTCCGCGGCACCCTCGCGCTGGTCGCGGGGCGTGCCGAGAACGCCGCCGTGTATCACCGCTTCGGCACGCGCATCAGCGCCGACGGCTACACGGTCGGCGTGTTCACGGAGACCGACGCCGCGACGGTCTGGCTCGCTGCGCAGGAGGATGCTCCGCGGGTGCTGGCCGGCTCCGACACCGGCGCCGCTGCGGTGCTCGCCGCGCTCACCCGCGGCGACGTCGCCGACGCCGCCATCGTCGCGGGTGTCGTCCTCGACGCCGAGCACACCCCGACGGATGCCGAGCGCACCGCCTGCCCCGTGCACCTGGGCGTGCTCGCGGAGCAGCGCGCGCAGACGGCATCCGCCCTGGCCTCATCGACCGCACCGGCCTCATCGACCGCGCCGGCCGTCTCGACCGACCCGGCCGATGCGCTGCCGCCCGTCGCCGACCTCGCGGCGATCGCCGTGCCCGTGCTCGCCGTGCACGGCGGCGACGACTCCGTCTCGCCGATCGGCCAGGCGGCCGAGGTGCTGTCGGCGATCCCGGATGCCGAACTGGTCGAGACCGTCGGCGGCCTGCACGACGCACTGAACGACCAGAGCCACCGCAGCGTGGCCGCGACCATCGTGCTGTGGCTCGAGCGTCTGCGCTCCGGCGACGTGCACGCCCCGATCGTGCGGAGCCTGTCCGGTGCCCGCGAAGGAGTGACGGCATGACCGGCGGGTTCGCGACGCGCCAGGTGCAGGCGGGCTTCCGCGCCGGCACCCCCGCGTTCGGCGCCGTCCCCCCGTTGCACCAGACTGCGGCCTACGAGTTCTCGTCCCTGCAGGAGGCGGCCGATCTGTTCGCGCTGCGCCGCCCCGGCATCATCTACAGCCGCAACGCCAGCCCCACCCAGCAGTTGCTGGAGGAGCGGGTCACCTCCCTCGAGGGCGGCGTGAGCGCCGTGGCCGTGGCGTCCGGTCAGGCCGCCGTCGCCGTCACGCTGCTGGCCCTCGCCGGCCGCGGCGGTCACATCGTCGCCGCCGACCAGCTGTACGGCGGCACCGTCGACCTGCTGCAGGACACCTTCGCCGACTTCGGCATCCCGGTCACCTTCGTCGACCAGGACGACCCGGATGCGTGGCGGGCGGCGATCACGCCGCAGACGCGGGCCGTGTTCGCCGAGGTCGTCGCCAACCCGATCGCGCAGGTGCTCGATCTGCGGCTCGTGGCCGACATCGCCCACGAGGCGGGCGTACCGCTCGTCATCGACAGCACGGTCGGCACCCCGGCGCTGATCCGCCCGGGTGAGCACGGCGCCGACTTCGTCGTGCACTCGGCGACGAAGTTCCTCGCCGGGCACGGCACCTCGCTGGGCGGTGTCGTCGTCGACCAGGGCACCTTCGACTTCGGCGCCGAGCCCGAGCGCTGGCCGCAGTTCACCGCCCCGTACACCCGCTTCGGCGACCTCGTGCTGTGGGAGCGCTTCGGGCAGGGCTTCGCGTTCGCGGCGCTCGTGAAGTCGAAGTACGTGCACGACCTCGGCCCCTCGCTGTCGCCGTTCAACGCCTGGCAGATCCTGCAGGGCATCGAGACCCTCGACCTGCGCGTGGCCCGCCAGTCATCCAGCGCACTGGCGATCGCACGGCATCTCG
This is a stretch of genomic DNA from Microbacterium sp. YJN-G. It encodes these proteins:
- a CDS encoding alpha/beta hydrolase; the protein is MTSAPDAVFTPAARVRGTLALVAGRAENAAVYHRFGTRISADGYTVGVFTETDAATVWLAAQEDAPRVLAGSDTGAAAVLAALTRGDVADAAIVAGVVLDAEHTPTDAERTACPVHLGVLAEQRAQTASALASSTAPASSTAPAVSTDPADALPPVADLAAIAVPVLAVHGGDDSVSPIGQAAEVLSAIPDAELVETVGGLHDALNDQSHRSVAATIVLWLERLRSGDVHAPIVRSLSGAREGVTA
- a CDS encoding LLM class flavin-dependent oxidoreductase, producing the protein MPIELLGMIATTAGSETKTVDGPVVDPGYVKEFSRAHEEAGFDRVLIGYSASSPDGFAVAAAALHATERLKVLIAHRPGFVAPTIVARKLATLDHLTGGGRVAIHHISGGSEADQRRDGDFSEKGDRYRRTGEFIDVLRRTLTETDPFDYSGDFYRFEGAFSAVKPATEAGIPIFFGGLSEGAVEVGANGADVYMLFGEPLADVAEHIRTIRAAAARVGRHIDFSLSTRPIIADTEEEAWARADRIYAEAAELKARSATGDTLAFSKPLHREQTSLSADLLQQHAQRGDVHDERLWLGITRLMGPAGNSTAPVGTPEQVAEALLKYYDLGVTRFLIRGFDPLGDVRDWGRELIPLLREGARLRDEARAAA
- a CDS encoding ABC transporter ATP-binding protein, which translates into the protein MPELDLAAPSPGIRTGALADADLRTSPTGIPLTPSFDEGSVVRPALAEIERLVLSATDGTELVHGVSLSVRPGEALGVVGESGSGKTLTCRALLGILPAGVDVAGGSIRLDGRDLTAASEREWRAVRGTRVGAVFQDPASYLNPAIPVGAQLEEALRVTAGVPRAQTKARARELLDDLGIRRVDLVLRQRVVELSGGMLQRVLIAMALAADPALLIADEATTALDVTVQAELLDLLARLRRERGLALILVSHDLAVVAQVCERVLVFRDGKVVEGGSTSRVLRAPGHPYTRSLLTAHAAYGLERFLP
- a CDS encoding O-acetylhomoserine aminocarboxypropyltransferase/cysteine synthase family protein, with the protein product MTGGFATRQVQAGFRAGTPAFGAVPPLHQTAAYEFSSLQEAADLFALRRPGIIYSRNASPTQQLLEERVTSLEGGVSAVAVASGQAAVAVTLLALAGRGGHIVAADQLYGGTVDLLQDTFADFGIPVTFVDQDDPDAWRAAITPQTRAVFAEVVANPIAQVLDLRLVADIAHEAGVPLVIDSTVGTPALIRPGEHGADFVVHSATKFLAGHGTSLGGVVVDQGTFDFGAEPERWPQFTAPYTRFGDLVLWERFGQGFAFAALVKSKYVHDLGPSLSPFNAWQILQGIETLDLRVARQSSSALAIARHLEQHPAVARVHHPGLAGNPWHDLAARYLPHGIPSVFSFDIAGPEPEATDRIARLIDELRVFRLVANLGDARSLIAHPASMTHSHLTPAQRAAAGISLNTVRLSTGIEDPADLIADLDRALTIIGESSRTEPEPQLARA
- a CDS encoding ABC transporter permease; this translates as MSSIRTGRTHVGRTLAGRTRAGRRGAWTVRLALGVVAVVAVLAVAGPALAPYDPLAQDTAHALIGSSPDHLLGTDYLGRDVLARLLAGAPASLLSALAATLLGLLTGALPGALSAFLPRVGEWLALRIVDALLALPFILFAIVFAALLGNGLVQATTAIGLLLAPGFFRVSRAATLRVRDAQYVEAATLLGASAWWILGRHVWRQVAPTLVIAAISSLGAALLAVASLTFLGIGVQPPAPTWGGMLASDLGYLAQRPEGPLAPALAIVITVGALNLLADAVRDRLGDAAPRRIRTRSTRKETADA
- a CDS encoding ABC transporter substrate-binding protein, which gives rise to MTSHRRLTALALLSAATLAMAGCSGSAGAAPDAGAASLTWGWNLPTSWDPVTSTAGWDTHALALVYDGLTQLDTEGEVVPGLAETWEYSADGTAITFHLREDAEFNDGTPVDAEAVKANLERGRDQENSTLAGQLRIITGVDVDDEHTVTIHLDQADYQVPYLFAGKTGFIVNPIAFDDVAGLATQPEGSGPFELTEYVPNARADLEKNEHYWNADRIHLDEFHVVPVTDSATVVAGVDTGQWDVAIIPPSQAQAAETAGLEVEEIKALTVRALDVDSTVAPFDDQRVLQAISHATDRQALIDAAYFGRGIPNWQPFPEGYVAHSADLDDLYTHDVDAAKALLAEAGHPDGLELTLALNEDDIALAEVLQAQWAQAGIDVTLNVLPTAAIAQNYVQRTHPFVLDSYSGRQSPLQGLEVLYGPEGLMNLGRQTPQELTDAIDVARATPTDAPDYAEKIQHAVEIGVKLQPNTFLFSWPRILAHPAEITGIQHWLDVQRWEDVKVER
- a CDS encoding quinone oxidoreductase family protein, which encodes MARAIVHTELGSPDVLRLVEIPDPVAAPGEVVVRIEAAGVNPIDIKQRAGIRPLPPIVEPRHVGFDGAGVITSLGDGVTGYAVGDRVAIHDTRGTYASALRVPVGNLARLLDGVTSAEGAALGIPVGTAYQSLRSLAVRKGETLLVHAGSGAVGQAAVQFAVLWGATVIATGSPERHDQLRSLGAIPVAYGEGLADRVREAAPQGVDVALDCAGTDEAIQVSLELVADRNRIATIVRGPDAAEFGIRAFSGGSPIPLTDEELEWRREAVSLAINLIEAGDFQVELGTELPLAEAARAHELIEQHASSGKIILIP
- a CDS encoding ABC transporter permease, which produces MTVVAASGTEHEPGVRETGSAVLRRAPLAVAGSVLATLGTAATVFVLATFATFALGAASGSNPAAVALGEVATQADIDRLNHVFGLDRPFLVRYFDWLGSALTGDLGTSWFTTIPVADSIAQAFPVSLSIATGATLCALLGGFGLGILAAVTRGGVIDRIVTVLSTIATTVPAFVVAIALILVFAYAIPLFPVAGYVPPEKDAGAWLTCLVLPSLALSLDAGADIARQLRTSLVGALTENYIVGARVHGLSPARIVFRHALPNATAPALSVLGVHVPRLVGGAVITEVIFGMPGLGRLANTSALQGDVPVVQGVLLVAIAVVVISGIVLNLIIRRSTGTGRSAA
- a CDS encoding ABC transporter ATP-binding protein, encoding MTTPTLELADLAVDYGRVRVLDGLSLTVRPGQVVGVVGESGSGKTTLAKAVLRTVDAADGRILVDGQDITRLRGGALRRWRRSGAVQYVFQDPLRSLDPGIRIADSIAEGLRIARVPAAEAAERIAEAVDAVGLTDDLLERLPSGLSGGQRQRAAIARALLVEPRLLVLDEPVSALDAASRDRVVQALIALRRRRGDELAMLVISHDIGSLAAMSDRLVVLHRGHIVEDGLTHQVVAKPQHPYTRLLIDSVPVIDIPRPNRPGPHHRPGADHRNVTVRS